In Nodularia sp. LEGE 06071, one DNA window encodes the following:
- the rpsU gene encoding 30S ribosomal protein S21, whose protein sequence is MTQIIVGDNEHIESALRRFKREVSKAGIFPDMRKHRHFETPIEKRKRKEVAKHRQGKRRFRT, encoded by the coding sequence ATGACCCAAATAATCGTGGGTGACAATGAACACATTGAGTCAGCCTTACGCCGATTTAAGCGAGAAGTTTCCAAAGCTGGGATTTTTCCAGATATGAGGAAGCATCGTCACTTTGAAACGCCTATTGAAAAACGCAAGCGTAAAGAAGTTGCCAAGCACAGGCAGGGTAAACGACGTTTCCGTACTTGA
- a CDS encoding RNA recognition motif domain-containing protein, with the protein MSIYVGNLSYEVTQDTLSAVFAEYGTVRRVQLPTDRETGQLRGFGFVEMGTEAEEAAAIEALDGAEWMGRDLKVNKAKPREDRGSSGGNRGGYGGGGSRNRY; encoded by the coding sequence ATGTCAATTTACGTAGGCAACCTCTCTTATGAAGTTACCCAAGACACCTTGAGCGCAGTTTTTGCAGAATATGGTACTGTAAGGCGTGTTCAACTACCTACTGACCGCGAAACAGGACAACTACGCGGTTTTGGATTTGTGGAAATGGGCACTGAAGCTGAAGAAGCTGCCGCCATTGAAGCCCTTGATGGTGCTGAATGGATGGGTCGTGACCTCAAAGTTAACAAAGCCAAGCCTAGGGAAGACAGAGGTTCTTCTGGTGGTAACCGGGGAGGATACGGTGGTGGCGGCTCTCGTAACCGCTACTAA